The nucleotide sequence tttttcactcttGATATTATTTCGTACGCATTGGTTTTACAAGGGAAGTTAGGAATTAGATTGTGTGTTTTCGAGAAGCCAAATATCATTACTATGTGGCGATAACAAGTTGTCAATATTTTCATAAGATCAGGTAGTGCTATGCACAcattcattttacttttcacacacttttcttaattttcgatCACCggattaaatgaattgaagaaaatcaaaatccaaaaattaGCACGAGTATGTAGGATGTAAAAATGAGTATATGAATAACAATATCCAAGTTCAATTGCCGTGCACATGACATGACCTACTACTTTCTAGGGTTGAATTTATTATCGTCTTTTTCTTTATAACCCACATTCGTCATCGGTTAACCGCCATCAATTAACAAAAGAATTGAGacaatgacaaataaaggtgggTAAGAGGTAGAAAAAAAGTAATGCtagaaagattaaatttgtaaattaaatgacatgaaagtggATGATTAGATTATACTTAAGCTTGATAAacttgcttattttttattggtgacacatcatttagtttgcaaactttatctataaatttaatctctttaACATTACTCGGTAGAAAAATCAATGTTTGAGGACGAAAGTTGGACATACAAACCCTAGGTACTAAAAGCGATAATTAGAAAACCTTGATGGTAGTAAAATGAAAATTAGCTAtagtttttaaagaaaactaatgaaaaaaacttgaaaactttgagttttaatgataagaacaaaataaatggtaaaatgaatagtaccagaattgactttttagtgtaaaaatatggtttttcgttaaaatgaacaataccgtgaacttttcgttaaaactccctagtTTTTATTGTGCAATGGTGCCCAACCAATTGCAGCAACAAATTTGGGATGTTAAATGTTcgaagaagggagagaggagATGAAAAAAGGAACAACATACCAAGAGGACGAACGTCGCCCTTGGAAATAACTCAGGGTTAAGTTGAGCATACATATTAAAAATGCAGATCATGTTTATGCATAATTATACACATTAAGTTGTTCAAGAAATATTGATAATCATTGTTTAGTCTGTAAGGACTAATTTTAGTTTCCCGACTTAACAGTAGCATCAGCATACATGGCTGTCGCCGGTCTCTTTGTAGCCTGGTGGCTTCATGTTCCACACGAGGTTCACCGGGTCAACAGTTCGACTGGCACCACAGGAAACCATGGCTGTCTATTACCTTAATTTATCAATTCTTCTTAGAAGGAGATAACCGATGTTTTGACCACTCTTCCAGAGCCATGCGGTGTAGAGCATTCATCCTAATGTAAGGACGTTTCTCTCGAATTAGTTTCTCAGCATTTTTCCAGTCCTCTGCCACCCCAAGAGCAACTAGTAGTGCACACATGACAGCTACACTTCTCCCATGACCTAAACAGGAAATTACAAAAGAGTTTCTAGTTACAACTCACTACCTGCACCCGTTCAAATAGTTGAGAAATCAAATATCAATACTATGAAGAAACAGACAGCGGAATTTTGTTACAAAATACACAAAGGATTCTCACAGAAGGGGATGTTGAGAATCCCACCAGTTAGAGAAGAAACTTAACAACTTAAATGGGAACTGTTTGCAATCATTTCACTATGGTTGCATTATTTGTGTATTTGAAATGAAGGATTTAGATTTAACTGTTTACTTTACAGTATTCATATCAAACATTGTAAGCACATTGAAAAGAGAGTTTTGATACTCTTTGttgacaaaaatttaaaatgaattcaGAATTTAGATTGATTTGAGTCCAGAACCATTTCAGTACGCAGCATTACGTTTTCTTTTCAACCAGACAGTTAAAGGTTACAGTCTTAAGGATTATATATGTAGGGACGTGACCTTAATCACCCGAAACCTCCAAGCTTGGCCCTTTAAGTTTAAATTGTAAATTCTATAAACCCGGGCAGCTCCATCTTGTTTGAATTTCCAAGTCATTCCCAAATCCAAGTATAACTGCATGCCTCAGGTATTATTTTATAGCAGAATAGCTGTGTTATATAAAGCACAGATCTTAATGAAACAAGTCAAAACCTTAACAAGAAGCTTCAACAGAGAGCGTACCAAACTTGTATAGAAAACCAAGCCAAATCCTAACTAAAACAGGGAAACTAAAATCctcaggaaacaaacaaacaacccaGGAACGTAATCCAACCACAAAGATAATATTGAATgaaatcatcttttcttccatctctttactTGTTAAACCTTAAATGGTTTTTCAGTGATGTCCTCAACAAATTCGCTCAAAGAAAAGCTATAAAATCTAGTGGCCAAAAGTTTGACTAATTCCGCACATAACATCAGTGTAAGTgcaaacttaaatttaataactGTGTGTGACTTGTATTTCTAAAAACCAACAGCAGTGACAGCATTGTTTCTCCATAAGAAATGATTGGAGGTCTTATCCAGCTTAAAAAATGAGACAGTCGGAGTGGTTTCAAGGGAAACTGAACCAAAGCAATATAAGAGTTAATATGACAATTaagtttcctttttccttttctttttgtaagACAATAGATTAGTGCAGAGTATTGagtgtttcaaaaaaaaattgaatgactACCCGATCTAATTAGACGTTAAAAATATATTAGTGCTTAATACGGGGAAAACTTTTCCCATGTGACAAAGAGCCCAAACCTGATCGAATCATTTCACCCTCTTGTTGTGCTGCAATTATAACACATCTACACTTACCTAATTATTTTTGTTCTCTGTTGTGTGAACCCTTTAAAGGcatttaaatttcatataaCTGCCACAACTGTGGGCTTTTGCTATTAGGTTGCCATTGAGCAGGTGGTTGGGATATGAAGTGAGCAAGTGCCGAGTGGTAAACAATGGATGATGCTGACTTGATTTGGGTTAGTTAGGCTGTGTAAGAAATCAAAGGGAGCAAGGTACACCTTGCTACAAGAAGGCACAAAGTTAACCATATAGTAATAAGGAATGTAATTAGAATATAGAAGAATGGTGGCCCGTATTCTAAAGTTCTAACAGCTTAAACTTTTGGGAATAGTGGTAAACTACCAACCTTCATCATGGTATTAAAGCAAGAAATCCTGAGTTTGAATCCCTGCAATTTAATCCTCCCTAAATAAGTTTAATTCCACATATTGATCTCAAAATGTGGAGAGTGACCTACTTGCGAGTGGGAATGCTAAAATATAAAACAACCGTTGAACCACATCTAAACAGCTTAAGCTTGTGTGAATACTGGTAAGTAAACCAACAAACTTGTCAATGCTATTACAAATTTTTTGTATGAGATACAAGTTCCTCAACTTGAGTAACTGCCCTAGGAAATTAAGGGGCAGCAGATTAAGCTGCTGAGGGCTTTCTGGGGGATCAGGAGAAGATGCCTATGAAGTTTTGGATGATTAAACAAATCCATGACACATTGGCTATGGATGTGCTTCCAATTCTATCAGAGGACATGAACCATCAAACATAGTGTTGGGCAAGGGGCTTTGGCCGATGGAAGTGGAAGAAGATAGCACTAGCAACTGCAACAATTTTCCAAATCGAAAAGTTAAGAGGCAGGGATATTAGGCTTGAGGCTACATGAATGAAACATGAGAAGATTGGTGGATGACTGCAGGCCCAAGTGTTGGGATGTTGCGCTCGGTGCAACCAAAGAGTTCACTGAGAATGGAATTTGTTTCACAAAAAGAAGAGTGACGGAATTCAAGAAAGCTTTCTGCATGAACTCCATACCCCGTTTCTTATCTACCACGAGCCTGAGCAGAGCAGTGGTTGATCAGGATGTACCTACATAGGGTTTAATCCTAAGGCAACCTTATGTACATTGTACCACAACTACTCCTCACCTTATTCACCTATATAGATATCTAGGAGCTAATACCGCCAGACACGTAGCATTCAAAACAATTTTCCAATAtagtatatacacacacatgcatacacattGCAAAACAAGTGAATCTATATCATtaccaaaatgaaaaattactcAATTTAGGCGGCATACCGTAGGCGCAGTGGACGAAAACAGGCCTATTTTGATCCCTTTTCCGGCAAGCCCACTTGACAGCGGATTCAATGGCAGCCGGCGGAGGAGCCCTTGTGTCCCAAGTTGGCACACACAAATAAGAATGCCCTGAAAACTCAGGCTTTCTTGGCAATTCACAAGTGCAATCAACAACAGCAGGATCCCCTGGTGGTAGTTTATCCGGCGAAGAAGGCCACCCGCCGACGAACAAACCCTCACAGATTTCAGTATACGGAGCCTCCCTACTCCGCAATCTCCGCAGCGCCGAGAAAAAGCGAACGAAATACAAATAGGGGCTGAACATTATAATCGACCAAACGGGGAAACTCCCATCTGGGTTCTTCCCCAACAGCATGGGAAGGTCTATGGATGGGTGAGCAGCAAGTGAAACCAACGCGGATACCAGAGAGGCGTACAAAATTGGTATCGAAAGCACAGCGAAACCAGAGCTTCTGAGGAATGCAAACAACGAGAACAAGACTGCTGCTTTCAACCCTATCAGAACTGACAGACCCACACCCATCTTTGCTCCACTATGAACGCCCAAAATGTGCCTGCCAGGTGCTTGATGAAAGTCCTGAGAGAGGGTAGGAGCAAACAAAGATTACAGAACCATGGCCATCCAAAAATCCCTTTCAGTCTCTGGCCAGCGCTTTTGCAGATCAAATCTCGGCCACAGAAATATagcttaattatttaaataaggGTGTGAGAAAATCTGGGATTGGATGCTGGAGGATTATCCTCGTGTTACTGATAGAGCAAATTCTTTGTGAATTTAAGAAACCTACCTCCATAGAACTGGAAGAATTGGCCGTTTCAAGGGGAGACTTCTCCCCGCACAGTCAGGATATTTTTTTCCGAATCGTGAGGTATTCCAGACTCCAGAGT is from Pyrus communis chromosome 10, drPyrComm1.1, whole genome shotgun sequence and encodes:
- the LOC137747197 gene encoding uncharacterized protein, giving the protein MGVGLSVLIGLKAAVLFSLFAFLRSSGFAVLSIPILYASLVSALVSLAAHPSIDLPMLLGKNPDGSFPVWSIIMFSPYLYFVRFFSALRRLRSREAPYTEICEGLFVGGWPSSPDKLPPGDPAVVDCTCELPRKPEFSGHSYLCVPTWDTRAPPPAAIESAVKWACRKRDQNRPVFVHCAYGHGRSVAVMCALLVALGVAEDWKNAEKLIREKRPYIRMNALHRMALEEWSKHRLSPSKKN